The Aphelocoma coerulescens isolate FSJ_1873_10779 chromosome Z unlocalized genomic scaffold, UR_Acoe_1.0 ChrZ, whole genome shotgun sequence DNA window AGGCACAgattttcttgttcttcttgGTGGTTAacctgggggagcagcagaaagaTTTGCTGGAGGCGGGGAACAGCGGGAGGACAGGGGAGGGTTTGTCTGAAGCCAGACTGTTCCAAGTGGTCCTGACCGCCACAGGGTACTCACACAACAGCACGCAGAAAACATCCCGACTCGGGTCCCTGGAGGCGGTAGGATGTCACCACACCAGTGGGGATGTCTTTCTTGCTGTGCTTCAGGCAGCAGTCTGAGGCCGAGCTTCCAATGCCTGTGAGCAAGGAGGtgatgtgggatttgggatggtcaGTGAAACGGAACATCTTCAGCACAGAGTGCCAGCTGACAGCACAGGGCTTGCTtggtgtcactgctgggggTGATCCTGGGCAGAACGTGGCGTTGGAAGCTCTCAACCCCAGTGCCCAGTTACAGGTCAGTCCTGGCCCCAGGAATATGAGACACCACATCTGAGAGCGGtggaggggaaactgaggcagagatGAGCTCCTTGAAAAGGGACCGAACCTCATTCTCCTGTCTGTTCTTTTGAGCTCCGGGTGCTGCTGCCCCACCAGCCACGTGCACACAGACGCGCTCCCAAGCCGAGCAAGCACCGCAAGCCAATGCCACAGGCGCACAGACACTCACAGCCTCGCACACAGCCGCAAACCCCCGAGGCCAATGCACTAAAACACCCCCCTCACCAGCCAGCACCCTGCACAGACCCCACTGAGTACCTGCACGCCCTGTCCCATACCAGCAGAAGCAGGCAGGAGGGCTCCTCATACCTCACCTTGAGCCTGGGTGATGAGGAGGgtggcagccagcagcagcagcagcagcaggaagaggcGGAGAGCCATGGTGCTGCCTCGGGTGCTGAGCAGGACAAGGCTTGGGAGCAGGACAAGGCTTGGGAGCAGGACAAGGCTTGGAAGCAGAACACGCACTGCTGCCTcgtgctgaggctgctcctaTTTATCTCTGGATTCCTTGCTTTCGTTTTCGGACAGCCTGGCAGGCAGCCCACCAGCCGGCCAAGGGCTGCAGAAGTAGAGGGTGGGGGATTCCTGT harbors:
- the CCL21 gene encoding C-C motif chemokine 21, translating into MALRLFLLLLLLLAATLLITQAQGIGSSASDCCLKHSKKDIPTGVVTSYRLQGPESGCFLRAVVLTTKKNKKICASPSSDAVQKLMRHLDKKAKNAKSRAQTQRPRSRPKKQRRERV